In Clostridium sp., one DNA window encodes the following:
- a CDS encoding O-acetylhomoserine aminocarboxypropyltransferase/cysteine synthase family protein translates to MKFNTKLIHGNLNIDGTGATNVPVYLSNAYAHSSAEELENIFSGRNMGYAYTRISNPTTTSFERRMASVEEGVVATSAASGMSAIYLAIMNVLQPGDEIIASTGLYGGTYTLIRNLKSFGIKVKFLDNMDEISLNNAITENTKLVFTETIGNPKLDVLDIESVSKICRDNDIILIADSTMTTPYLIKPLKYGVDIVIHSTSKYINGTSNSIGGIIIDGGSSKYSNPKYDNFKSYVKKYGKMAFTAKLKDTIGRDIGAALSPMSSFLNLTGLETLSLRMREHCRNALTIARYLADNKKIVEVNYPGLETSKYNNLVKKYYKNEAGGILTFRLGSKEKAFNFLNSLKLVLNLTNIGDTKSIIIHPSSTICSNNTEKEKIQMGVYDDLLRLSVGIEDVDDIIEDIEQALDIL, encoded by the coding sequence ATGAAGTTTAATACCAAACTCATACATGGAAATTTAAATATAGATGGAACGGGAGCCACCAACGTTCCTGTATATCTTTCAAATGCCTATGCCCACAGTAGTGCGGAAGAGCTTGAAAATATATTTAGTGGCAGAAATATGGGGTATGCTTATACCAGAATATCAAATCCTACTACTACTTCTTTTGAAAGAAGAATGGCCAGTGTAGAAGAAGGTGTCGTTGCTACCTCGGCAGCATCTGGCATGAGTGCTATCTATCTTGCCATAATGAATGTATTGCAGCCGGGAGATGAAATAATTGCTTCAACCGGTCTTTATGGCGGAACGTATACCTTGATAAGAAATCTCAAATCTTTTGGAATAAAGGTAAAGTTTCTTGATAATATGGATGAAATTTCTTTAAATAATGCAATAACTGAAAATACAAAGCTGGTGTTTACGGAAACCATAGGCAATCCAAAACTTGATGTCCTTGATATAGAATCTGTTTCAAAAATTTGCAGGGACAACGATATTATTTTGATTGCAGATTCTACAATGACTACACCATACCTTATAAAACCTCTGAAATATGGAGTTGATATAGTCATACATTCTACATCCAAATATATAAATGGTACATCAAATTCCATAGGAGGAATTATAATAGATGGAGGGAGCAGCAAGTATTCTAATCCCAAATATGACAATTTCAAGTCATATGTAAAAAAATACGGCAAGATGGCATTTACGGCCAAGCTTAAGGATACAATAGGTAGAGATATAGGGGCAGCTTTATCGCCAATGAGTTCATTTTTAAATCTCACGGGATTGGAGACTTTGTCTCTAAGAATGAGAGAGCACTGCAGGAATGCTTTGACTATTGCCCGATATCTAGCCGACAATAAAAAAATAGTTGAAGTAAACTATCCAGGACTTGAAACTTCAAAATACAATAACTTAGTTAAAAAGTATTATAAAAATGAAGCTGGAGGAATTTTGACGTTCAGATTGGGAAGCAAGGAAAAAGCATTTAATTTCTTAAACAGCTTAAAACTTGTATTGAATCTTACGAATATAGGAGATACAAAGTCCATAATAATTCATCCATCTTCCACAATATGTTCAAATAATACCGAGAAAGAAAAAATACAAATGGGAGTATATGATGATTTGCTTAGATTATCTGTGGGAATAGAAGATGTTGATGACATAATAGAAGATATTGAGCAGGCACTTGATATCCTATAA